ATCATGACCATCTCCGTCGCTTCTGCTGTCCGTGTCGTAACGAAATCCAATCCAACAATCTGCAGACCATCCTCCACAACTCGCTTATCATTGATGACATGGAAGCCTGCAGATTCGAGCGCTTGGAGAAAACCAACCGTATCGCCATACTCTTCATGATTGCCCGAAACAAAGTACGCTGGGATACGCGCGGTGAGCGACTGGAACGGAGCGGTCACGAGATCAGCCGGAATCGGTGGGCCATCAAAATAATCACCGCCCATGAGGATAAGAGCTGGGTCCTCGGATTCGATCAAATCGGCGATATCCTGGGCCGTTTGCTGGCGATGAATATTGCCGAAGTGTGAATCAGCAAAGAACGCAATCTTTTTACCTACCCACTGATCGGGAAGGTTGGGAAGAGCAACAGACATATGTCTTGGGTGGATCTGAAAACCGTTCCAGAGCGCGAAGCCATTCAAGCCGACTGCCCCCATGAAAAAAATTAATGCAATCCAGGGGGATAATGTCCCGCCGAGTGAATCAACAATAAGCGACAGGAGCGAAAGAACTACTGCCGCGAGGAAGAGAAAATGAACCGTCCCGAGCCACATTGCCGCATAGAAATATACCGTGCGTGTCACGTCACCTGGAACGAGGCGTGTCAGGATATTTGAAACGAGAAAAGAGAAGGAGAGCACAATAACGAGCGTGAAAACAACGGTTCGCGAATGCCCAATGAGCGGCCAATAACTGTCCAACACTCGCCAGACCACCCAGTGGACAAAGGTGATCAGCGTCTGAATCACGATGAGGAATGCAGCGATACCCATAAGTATTTTTGTCTTTCTATTGTAGCAAACAGAAGTGCTAGAGGTAGGAATCGCCAACTCCAAGTTGGTCCGCATTGAGCGGAAACCTCATCTGTAAATTCGTACCGCGGGTGGGAATCGAACCCACATGACCTTACGATCCGCGGATTTTAAGTCCGCTGCGTATACCATTCCGCCACCGCGGCATTTGTCACCTTGGATGTGTATGGAGGCCAGAAGGAGAGTCGAACTCCTGTACGAGGTTTTGCAGACCTCTTCCTAACCGCTCGGACATCTGGCCAGATTGGAACATTGGCAGCCTAGCAAAGCCCAATGCGAGCGTCAATCAAAGAAAAGACACCCCCTACATGAGACGCACTCACACTCGATAAATATTAAAACAGCTTCGGAACTCAATAAATGGGAAAGTGGGGGGGTCCTCAACACACTCCTTCAGCTAATCAATGATTTTTGCCTCAAGATGCTGGCGGCCAAAGGCGAAGGCTTGTGCCTTGGTCTCCATATAGATGTCGAACTTGTTGCCCCGGATAGCACCGCCACGATCCTCACAGCGGAATTCTCCTAAGCCCTCGATTGCGATCTTGGCACCGAATGGATAGCTCGCGGGACAAGCAAGTGTGCGCCCCTCAGTCACTTTCAGTCC
This is a stretch of genomic DNA from Candidatus Moraniibacteriota bacterium. It encodes these proteins:
- a CDS encoding metallophosphoesterase, with product MGIAAFLIVIQTLITFVHWVVWRVLDSYWPLIGHSRTVVFTLVIVLSFSFLVSNILTRLVPGDVTRTVYFYAAMWLGTVHFLFLAAVVLSLLSLIVDSLGGTLSPWIALIFFMGAVGLNGFALWNGFQIHPRHMSVALPNLPDQWVGKKIAFFADSHFGNIHRQQTAQDIADLIESEDPALILMGGDYFDGPPIPADLVTAPFQSLTARIPAYFVSGNHEEYGDTVGFLQALESAGFHVINDKRVVEDGLQIVGLDFVTTRTAEATEMVMMHLMVNPDLPTIALKHVPRNIGQLVEGGADLTLHGHTHEGQMWPFSWVTWFVYKGYDFGLRHFSVPSGEALVYTTSGAGSWGPPQRFGTAAEVVFFTLLRKP